One Papaver somniferum cultivar HN1 chromosome 10, ASM357369v1, whole genome shotgun sequence genomic window carries:
- the LOC113318810 gene encoding NAC domain-containing protein 73-like — MTWFNGCEDERAIQTSSICDNTTTTAPPPEAVLVAVSEEKSEKRDQGKTCPSCGYQIQYQEQAGINDLPGLPAGVKFDPTDQEILEHLEGKVRTDIHKLHPLIDEFIPTLEGENGICYTHPEKLPGVRKDGLIRHFFHRPSKAYTTGTRKRRKVHTDEDGSETRWHKTGKTRAVLGDGKVLGYKKILVLYANYGKLKKPEKTNWVMHQYHLGNNEEEKDGELVVSKVFYQTQPRQSNNSSTELIKDAVPINKKGIAPPNLKNMMNTGSVEFYNQSSLVSYDKEIGIGRIGPLPLQPPRFIPNFIVRSPDGSQFHQ, encoded by the exons ATGACATGGTTTAATGGCTGTGAGGATGAACGAGCTATCCAGACAAGCTCAATATGTGACAATACTACTACTACAGCACCACCGCCCGAAGCAGTACTAGTAGCTGTAAGCGAAGAGAAATCTGAAAAGAGAGATCAAGGGAAAACTTGCCCATCATGCGGTTATCAGATACAATACCAAGAACAG GCGGGAATTAATGATTTGCCGGGGTTACCAGCTGGTGTTAAGTTTGATCCGACAGACCAAGAGATTTTGGAGCATTTGGAAGGGAAAGTACGAACTGATATTCATAAGCTTCACCCTCTCATCGATGAATTCATTCCTACACTTGAAGGAGAGAATGGAATTTGCTATACTCATCCTGAGAAGCTACCAG GAGTGCGCAAAGACGGGCTGATTCGTCATTTTTTTCATCGGCCATCCAAGGCTTACACAACTGGTACTAGGAAACGGAGGAAGGTTCACACAGATGAAGATGGAAGCGAGACTCGATGGCACAAAACTGGCAAAACTAGAGCAGTTTTAGGTGATGGGAAGGTGTTAGGGTACAAGAAAATACTTGTGCTATACGCTAATTATGGCAAACTCAAGAAACCTGAGAAGACAAACTGGGTTATGCACCAATACCATCTTGgcaataatgaagaagaaaaagatggagAATTGGTCGTATCAAAAGTGTTTTATCAAACACAGCCAAGACAATCTAATAATTCATCGACCGAGCTCATCAAAGATGCGGTTCCAATTAATAAGAAAGGTATTGCTCCTCCTAAtctcaagaatatgatgaacactgGCAGTGTTGAATTCTATAATCAATCATCACTAGTCTCTTATGATAAAGAAATCGGCATCGGCAGAATCGGTCCATTACCTTTACAACCACCTCGTTTTATACCGAATTTCATTGTTCGCTCCCCCGATGGGTCTCAGTTTCATCAGTAA